In Spirosoma pollinicola, the genomic window ATAAAGGCCATGTTCAGGACATCTCAATTCTGAATCATAGCGAAAAAGGCACGTATTATGGTCTTGAACCCACTATAATAACCGCTCTGAAGAAGTTGCCTTCGCTGAATCTGCGTTATACCGGCAGTTATATTTTGCCAGTTTCCTTTATTTATGTGGACTATCGCCAAAAGGATAAACCTTTTGTTCCAAAGGACACCTTGTATATTCAGGATCTGGCCGGGCGAATTGCATTAAAGGAAATCAAGATTATGGGGAATAGTACCAACAGCAGAGAGCGAATTTTATCAGCGGGAAAGAATGAGTATTACTAATGCCGGAAATAGATTAGTCATAATTGCCGTGTATACAAAACCCAAAATGGTGAATACTTAAAGAGTGCCATTATTAAGCATTTCAGCAGTCATGCGAAAAGTTTCATAGCATAGTGCGTAGTTATACAACTGCCCTTGAAAAAATGCCATTGGTATCATTCTATTCCGCTACAAGACTTGTCCTGGTTAAAGAAACTTGATAATGGCACCAGCTCTAGTATCATCCAAGGGACTTACCAAGGGCAAACCGTTTATGCTGTCAGTAGTTGTGAGCGTTGTTTTAACGGCTCTTATATAGCGCTTTATCGCTGCGATGGTTCTACAATTTGTAGCGGATTAACCTTAGCCTCAGACAGCTCTTCTACGAGTTGTCGCAAAATTGCTTCGAGCCTGACTGATAGAAGAACATTAGTCGAGCATAAACCCT contains:
- a CDS encoding energy transducer TonB, translating into MTFAQSASSDLSQDPVFSTVLNRRLRYPRQAEWSSVYGRVFAEFTIDDKGHVQDISILNHSEKGTYYGLEPTIITALKKLPSLNLRYTGSYILPVSFIYVDYRQKDKPFVPKDTLYIQDLAGRIALKEIKIMGNSTNSRERILSAGKNEYY